The Trichomycterus rosablanca isolate fTriRos1 chromosome 20, fTriRos1.hap1, whole genome shotgun sequence genomic interval agaagattgctaacaccctgaaactgagctacagcatggtggccaaggtcatacagcggttttccaggacaggttccactcggaacaggcttcgccagggtcgaccaaagaagttgagtccacgtgttcggcgtcatatccagagtttggctttaaaaaatagacacatgagtgctgccagcattgctgcagaggttgaagacgtgggaggtcagcctgtcagtgctcagaccatacgccgcacactgcatcaactcggtctgcatggtcgtcatcccagaaggaagctgacgcacaagaaagcccgcaaatagtttgctgaagacaagcagtccaagaacatggattactggaatgccctgtggtctgacgagaccaagataaacttgtttggctcagatggtgtccagcatgtgtggcggcgccctggtgagaagtaccaagacaactgtatcttgcctacagtcaagcatggtggtggtagcatcatggtcttgggctgcatgagtgttgctggcactggggagctgcagttcattgagggaaacatgaattccaacatgtactgtgacattctgaaacagagcatgatcccctcccttcgaaaactgggcctcatggcagttttccaacaggataacgaccccaaacacaacctccaagatgacaactgccttgctgaggaagctgaaggtaaaggtgatggactaaacccaattgagcacctgtggcgcatcctcaagtggaaggtggaggagttcaaggtgtctaacatccaccagctccgtgatgtcatcatggaggagtggaagaggattccagtagcaacctgtgcagctctggtgaattccatgcccaggagggttaaggcagtgctggataataatggtggtcacacaaaatattgacactttgggcacaatttggacatgttcactgtggggtgtactcacttatgttgccagccatttagacattaatggctgtgtgttgagttattttcagaagacagtaaatctacactgctatacaagttgtacactgactactctaacttatatccaagttttatttctatagtgttgtcccatgaaaagatataatgaaatatttgcagaaatgtaaggggtgtactcacttttgtgatacactgtatatctaacCATGTGTGCTCTGAATCATTGTCTCACTTGAAAGTCCAGTTACAACCATGGTTTAATTTTTCCACAGAAGGCAGGACATTAATTCTCATTTCTAagaatccatgatgccagtcaaGGTCAAGCTTGCCAGTTCTGACAGCAAACGTACCCACATATTCACTGACCCACCTCCGTGCTTGACCATGGGAAAATAATTTTTCTGGTTACAAGCCTTGCCTTCTAAGCACCAGACAAACCTCTGATCCATATGTCCAGGTTTGATTTATCACTTCATAGAACTGAgtcccagaactctgcaggcctaTCAACATTCTTTTCTATCAAGTATTTGGTGATAAAGGGATCTTCTTATGGTTGGCACTGACGAGTGGTGGTGTTAATAAAACActtcacagctgaagcaaatttaGAAAGGGTTACAATCATGTTTACATGTTAAGACCATATAGGCTAGCATTAGGCATTAAAATTAGCAATATTAcataggggttgaataattgtgacatggctttattaacaaaatatcctgatacaataaaacatgacaACACATGTACATGTGCCAAATCCACTCTGTTGAagcacatgcagaatgaggcctgctattgtcttgctgaaataattatGGACATTTTACGTGTtgcagaaataaaaatcataatttgtttatatttacaaaatacaaccaagttgttcagtcaaaacattaaaagtcatttatcTGTACTTCTgtccattaaataaaggtttgagAGAATTAACAATTCACAAAATCCATGTTCCAAGTTTTACAGAAATAGGGTTTGTTATTTCTAAACATTTTATACCATGGTTCACTCTGCTTTCTGTGGTTTAaagaatatatatttaaataagaaaTTATATAAAAGGAGGTACACTTTAATCATGTTCCTCTGTAGGTTACTTCATTTAAATCCTCAATTTCTCACTTGTCAAAGATCTCTCCACAATATGATATCAGTTCTGGAGGCCCTTGGCAGTCAATCCTACATGATGTACCACAGATCCATAAAATAATGTGTAAACATGTCATAACACAATTTTGAGCTAAAATCAAAGACACTTAGTTCTCTTAATAAATGATCCAATGTGTACAGAAATGAAATTCATAATTTCATTAATTCAATAAATGTCATAAATTCAATCAATTTCATAAATtcagtatttacaaaatacaaccaggttgttcagtcaaaacattaaaagtaatttctttgtacttctgtctaataaataaaaatcttgtTTTTATGTTCCAAGTTTTACAGAAATAAGGTTTGTTAtttctaaacattttaaaccatgGTTCACTCTGTTTTCTGTGGTTTAaagaatatatatttaaattagaaATGATATAAAAGGACACTAGTCTTTAATTCTGTTCCTCTGTAGGTTACTTCATTTAAATCCTCAATTTCTCACTTGTTAAAGTTCTTCCCACATCATTGCACAGAAGCATTAGAGACAGATAAATACATGGTAAACATCTGTATTACAATCATTTAACTTTTGACAACATTCTGTATTTATGTAATAGCTAAAtatcttttatttcattattcatttttaaatataacattGTTTAGTGAAAACTACATgtagttaaaaatataaatatagagaAGCTGGTTTAAACCAAAACCTGATGATAGCCTGCTAATAAGtctcattaaaaataatttccTGGTAGTATGTTGTAATATCTATAATCAATAACTGTTCACAACACTGAATtagaaaaaatagaataaaattggtaaaaaaacaaaaaacaaaaaaaaaactagatttCTCCTTTTGGTGAGAGCATTTCCTGATTTTAAAGTGAGATtctggataaatagataaatagatttaATGTTTAGTGCACATTTGTTGATATCAGTGATGTTCACTATGTTTACAAATATTGCCATGATTGTGGTAAAACATTCACTACATGGTGCCAATTCTGCAGCATGACGTGTCGAAGCCTCTCAGGATTTGGGTAAGTAGCTAGATGTAGTAAACATTTTAAGTAGCTCCCAAAAGCCTGGAAAACTAGACAATACCCACGCCCCAATCCACTGTAAGGACCCACTGTTTCTAATttcactgtttatatttttaaatgcacaAATATTTTCCCAGTTTACAGTACATGTAGTTTATCATTGTAGACCAGGGTTTCTAAACATCAGTTCTGGATGCCCTTTGCAGTCAATCCTACATGATGTACCACATAATTTCTGAAATACAGAAAACTGCagtaaaatcatttatttgttaaacaTTTGTCAAGTATCTCCTGCATTTACAGAACTTGATTTGTAACCCGATTCTAAATCCTCTTTAATCTCTATCAGGGAAAATGTGTCCTGCAGGATCATTTGAAATTCCAGTTTTTATTCTTTGAGTCAATTTTCATGAATTTATTTCTGATTTCCCGTGTTcttaaactataaataaaaggATTCACTAAGGAAGGGCCGACAATTGACCCAACCATCAACCCATTTCGTTCCTCCATTGTTAAAACTACACCGATTCTGGTCAGAACTATTAGCGTTAATGAGGGTGCAAAAAAGCAGATTATGACTATAAAATGAGTCAAGCATGTATTCAAAGCTTTTTTCTTATCGGTTCCTGAGGGCATTTTCAGAACAACAATACAGATTTTAAGATAAGACAAAAAGATCAAACTAAATGTTCCGAAAATTATTAAAGTTGCTATAATAGAAACCATATTAAAATAGGGTTCAGGATTTACACAAGTAGCTCTTATTACACCAGCATAGTCACAAAACAAATACCTTATTGTCCGGTAGCAAATTGGCAAAGGTGCAACAGTAGCAGGCAATATTATAGAAAGTGCAAATGACACCAGccaaaaaaaaatgacaattaaaaTACATCGAAGATTTGTCATAATGGAATGGTAGCGTAAAGGACTGCTTATAGCAGTTAACCTGTCTAATGCCATCACAGCAATAGcaaataacacatttaaaaaagctacatTGAAAACATACATCTGGATTAAGCATGGTACATAGGAAATGGTTTTATAACCAACAACAAGGATAGCTATCATAGTTGGACATGCACTCGTACATTGAATCATGTCTGTCAATGCCAAGTTGCAGATGAAGAGATACATAGGCTGGTGTAGACGTTTATCCGTCACAATAAAGCAAATGTTTGCAGTATTAGCAATCAGAGTAAGAGTGTAAAGCATCAGAAGAACAACACCAACAGCCAGCGGTCTTTGTACTGCATCAAATCCACTAAAAACAAATTCAGTGATAACACTTCTGGAGTCATTTTGAATTGACATGATGTAAGTTGACCCTTCAGCTGAAAATAAATATCAGCACAATTTCATATAATGAAGAAAATCAAAATTATTTCCATAAAGtgcataaaatgtataaaactgTACAGAAGTAGCAATGACAGCTGTAGTTTCTGCTGCACTACATGTAAAATAACAATGACCTACAAGGAATAGGCTCATATTTATATGTATCATTATGTTAATAAGAAGAAGCTCATTGGTTGGTCAGGTGTGCAGTTTTATTTAATGACCTTTAAACAATTTTCACCTGACTTGGCAAAATAGGTCACCAGCTTTATAGTTACCAACATAGGATTAAAAGGCTGTGCCACACagttaaatgattttatttaatctaatttgcttaatgtatatttgtttttcaGAGTATGCTGTATTGCCAAAAGTCTGTATACACCATAACTAATTATTTAGGGTCCGGAGTTCAACCCCCAGTCCAAAATGTTAGATTTttctaaatgtaataattatataGTTTGATGATTTTGAAACACTGATTTATCATCAATGCATGTCCccccttttgttttgttttttaattaatgggCACATATACCGACAGACTTAATTGTTATTGGATAATAGATTTATTGGTGTTTTTTAACATGTCAAAAACCTATAAGCAGATAAAAACATTATGCTCATCATCACTTTGTTTATTATCAGCCTCTATTTCAATTCCAGATTCATTTCTGTTAAGGAGTGCTAATAATTTATCTGAccctgtgttttgtttttgtagcaGTTTTTGTtgaacatacagtatacaggtccttctcaaaaaattagcatattgtgataaagttcattattttccataatgtaatgataaaaattaaactttcatatattttagattcattgcacaccaactgaaatatttcaggtcttttattgttttaatactgatgattttggcatacagctcatgaaaacccaaaattcctatctcaaaaaattagcatatttcatccgaccaataaaagaaaagtgtttttaatacaaaaaaagtcaaccttcaaataattatgttcagttatgcactcaatacttggtcgggaatccttttgcagaaatgactgcttcaatgcggcgtggcatggaggcaatcagcctgtggcactgctgaggtgttatggaggcccaggatgcttcgatagcggccttaagctcatccagagtgttgggtcttgtgtctctcaactttctcttcacaatatcccacagattctctatggggttcaggtcaggagagttggcaggccaattgagcacagtaataccatggtcagtaaaccattcaccagtggttttggcactgtgagcaggtgccaggtcgtgctgaaaaatgaaatcttcatctccataaagcttttcagcagatggaagcatgaagtgctccaaaatctcctgatagctagctgcattgaccctgcccttgataaaacacagtggaccaacaccagcagctgacatggcaccccagaccatcactgactgtgggtacttgacactggacttcaggcattttggcatttccttctccccagtcttcctccagactctggcaccttgatttccgaaaacagtactttggaccactgagcaacagtccagtgctgcttctctgtagcccaggtcaggcgcttctgccgctgtttctggttcaaaagtggcttgacctggggaatgcggcacctgtagcccatttcctgcacatgcctgtgcacggtggctctggatgtttctactccagactcagtccactgcttccgcaggtcccccaaggtctggaatcggcccttctccacaatcttcctcagggtccggtcacctcttctcgttgtgcagcgttttctgccacactttttccttcccacagacttcccactgaggtgccttgatacagcactctgggaacagcctattcgttcagaaatttatttc includes:
- the LOC134334849 gene encoding olfactory receptor 6F1-like, with protein sequence MSVQNDTRSVITEFVVGGFDSVQRPLAVGVVLLMLYTLTLIANTANICFIVTDKRLHQPMYFFICNLALTDIIYSEGSTYIMSIQNDSRSVITEFVFSGFDAVQRPLAVGVVLLMLYTLTLIANTANICFIVTDKRLHQPMYLFICNLALTDMIQCTSACPTMIAILVVGYKTISYVPCLIQMYVFNVAFLNVLFAIAVMALDRLTAISSPLRYHSIMTNLRCILIVIFFWLVSFALSIILPATVAPLPICYRTIRYLFCDYAGVIRATCVNPEPYFNMVSIIATLIIFGTFSLIFLSYLKICIVVLKMPSGTDKKKALNTCLTHFIVIICFFAPSLTLIVLTRIGVVLTMEERNGLMVGSIVGPSLVNPFIYSLRTREIRNKFMKIDSKNKNWNFK